A region of Crenobacter cavernae DNA encodes the following proteins:
- a CDS encoding cobyrinate a,c-diamide synthase, which produces MSTDTVRRCPALFLTAPASHQGKTTLTAGLARYHRDQGRTVRVFKTGPDFLDPYILERASGNPVYSLDLWMTGEADCRRRLYEAAADADLILIEGSMGLFDGTPSSADLAQTFGVPVLAVIDATGMAQTFAAVAHGLESFRPGLPFYGVLANRVASARHAEMLLEALPPALRCLGTVMREDAMTLPERHLGLVQAQEIGDLERRLQTAAVQIADTELTALPPAVEFQPAPIVPVPPLLSGVRIAIARDKAFSFIYPANLELLAALRAELVFFSPLADEPLPPADAVYLPGGYPELHLAALSANLRTKTDLQAHVAAGKPLYAECGGMLYLLDALTDKAGHRGALLGLLPGSATLHGRLAGLGLQSVELNGETLRGHTFHYSSLQTPLAPLTHAQRASGTAPGEAVYRHGSVLASYLHTYFPSNPTAAAGLFLP; this is translated from the coding sequence ATGAGCACCGACACCGTGCGCCGCTGCCCGGCGCTGTTCCTCACCGCGCCGGCCTCGCATCAGGGCAAGACCACGCTCACCGCCGGCCTGGCGCGCTACCACCGTGACCAGGGCCGCACCGTGCGCGTGTTCAAGACCGGGCCGGACTTCCTCGACCCCTACATCCTCGAGCGCGCGTCGGGTAACCCGGTGTACTCGCTCGACCTGTGGATGACCGGCGAAGCCGACTGCCGGCGGCGGCTGTACGAGGCAGCGGCCGATGCCGACCTGATCCTGATCGAGGGCAGCATGGGCTTGTTCGACGGCACGCCGTCGAGTGCCGATCTGGCGCAAACCTTCGGCGTGCCGGTGCTGGCCGTGATCGACGCCACCGGCATGGCGCAGACCTTCGCTGCCGTCGCGCACGGGCTGGAGAGCTTCCGCCCCGGCCTGCCGTTCTACGGCGTGCTGGCCAACCGCGTCGCCAGCGCCCGTCACGCCGAGATGCTGCTAGAGGCGCTGCCACCGGCGCTGCGCTGCCTCGGCACCGTGATGCGCGAAGACGCCATGACGCTGCCGGAGCGCCACTTGGGACTGGTGCAGGCGCAGGAGATCGGCGACCTCGAACGACGCCTGCAGACCGCTGCGGTGCAGATCGCCGACACTGAACTGACGGCTCTGCCGCCGGCCGTCGAATTCCAGCCGGCGCCTATCGTGCCGGTGCCGCCGCTGCTTTCCGGCGTGCGCATCGCCATCGCCCGCGACAAGGCGTTCTCGTTCATTTACCCGGCCAACCTGGAGCTGCTCGCCGCGCTCAGGGCGGAACTCGTGTTCTTCTCGCCGCTGGCCGACGAGCCCCTGCCGCCGGCCGACGCCGTCTACCTACCGGGCGGCTACCCGGAACTGCACCTCGCCGCGCTCTCGGCCAACCTTAGGACCAAGACCGACTTGCAGGCGCACGTCGCGGCCGGCAAGCCGCTCTACGCCGAATGCGGCGGCATGCTCTACCTGCTCGACGCGCTCACCGACAAGGCCGGCCACCGCGGTGCCCTGCTCGGGCTCCTGCCCGGCAGCGCCACGCTACACGGCAGGCTGGCCGGGCTAGGGCTGCAATCGGTCGAACTGAACGGCGAGACGCTGCGCGGCCACACCTTCCATTATTCGAGCCTGCAGACACCGCTCGCCCCGCTCACCCACGCGCAGCGCGCCAGCGGCACGGCGCCTGGCGAAGCGGTCTACCGCCACGGCAGCGTGCTGGCGAGCTATCTGCATACCTACTTCCCGTCCAACCCCACCGCCGCCGCCGGCC
- the cobO gene encoding cob(I)yrinic acid a,c-diamide adenosyltransferase translates to MMKTDPTSHQRMTERRKAGFEKKKAAATKEKGLLIVNTGTGKGKSSAAFGMGLRVVGHGMRLGVVQFIKGALHTAERDLLGGFDNCDFHTMGDGYTWNTQDRDADIATARKGWNEACRMIESGEYDMVILDELNIVLKYDYLPLDEVLTVLAGRSADLHVVVTGRHAPEALLEAADLVTEMKLVKHPYREQGIKAQQGVEF, encoded by the coding sequence ATGATGAAAACCGACCCGACCTCCCACCAGCGCATGACCGAACGGCGCAAGGCCGGCTTCGAGAAGAAGAAGGCCGCCGCCACCAAGGAAAAGGGGCTGCTGATCGTCAACACCGGTACCGGCAAGGGCAAGAGCAGCGCCGCCTTCGGCATGGGGCTGCGCGTGGTCGGCCACGGCATGCGTCTGGGCGTGGTGCAGTTCATCAAGGGCGCGCTGCACACCGCCGAGCGCGACCTGCTGGGCGGCTTCGACAACTGCGATTTTCACACCATGGGCGACGGCTACACCTGGAACACCCAGGACCGCGACGCCGACATCGCCACCGCGCGCAAGGGCTGGAACGAGGCATGCCGCATGATCGAAAGCGGCGAGTACGACATGGTGATCCTCGACGAGCTCAATATCGTGCTCAAGTACGACTACCTGCCGCTGGACGAGGTGCTGACGGTACTCGCGGGACGCTCGGCCGACCTGCACGTGGTGGTCACCGGCCGCCACGCGCCGGAGGCGCTGCTCGAGGCAGCGGATCTCGTCACCGAAATGAAGCTGGTCAAGCACCCCTACCGCGAGCAGGGCATCAAGGCGCAGCAGGGCGTCGAGTTCTGA
- a CDS encoding CobW family GTP-binding protein produces MSAPRIPVTVVTGFLGAGKTTLLSNLIRDSKQRRLAILVNEFGEVSIDGALLRVEGERGEVEIHDLSNGLVAYDDDEDFLPTMLALWQRRSLIDHVLIETSGLALPSAVMEQLQGEALAPYFVLDATLAVVDTPLLLAGGFGQPAAPDVTTSAADLPIATLFELQLANADIVVLNKIDALGDEALLAAETRVRQLAPSIRFIELAYQARLDTRLTLGLHLHEPANAAHRHYGPVSNMPGLAMRPLANQGQLDGHSHSGLGAHSHGLATHKHFHEQDPGWQSFMIRSKEAQDSDVLREAIVAIARSEPLLRIKGFAPPRAGGGRLLIQGVRSRIELQHEPDAAPARQAQLVFIGYHPSRPRIVEQLCELTGTAWH; encoded by the coding sequence ATGAGCGCACCACGCATCCCGGTCACCGTCGTCACCGGCTTTCTTGGCGCCGGCAAGACCACGCTGCTGTCCAATCTGATTCGTGACAGTAAGCAGCGCCGGCTGGCGATTCTGGTCAACGAATTCGGCGAGGTGTCGATCGACGGTGCGCTGCTGCGCGTCGAGGGCGAACGCGGCGAGGTGGAAATTCACGACCTGTCCAACGGCCTCGTCGCCTACGACGACGACGAGGACTTCCTGCCGACCATGCTGGCGCTGTGGCAGCGCCGCAGCCTGATCGACCACGTGCTGATCGAAACCTCCGGCCTGGCGCTGCCCAGCGCGGTGATGGAACAGCTGCAGGGTGAGGCGCTGGCGCCGTACTTCGTGCTCGACGCCACGCTGGCGGTGGTCGACACCCCGCTCTTGCTCGCAGGCGGCTTCGGCCAACCTGCAGCACCGGACGTTACTACGTCAGCAGCCGATCTCCCGATCGCCACGCTGTTCGAACTGCAGCTGGCCAACGCCGACATCGTGGTGTTGAACAAGATCGACGCACTCGGCGACGAGGCGCTGCTGGCAGCCGAAACCCGCGTGCGCCAGCTGGCGCCGTCGATCCGCTTCATCGAACTGGCCTACCAGGCCCGGCTCGACACCCGGCTGACGCTGGGGCTACACCTGCACGAACCGGCCAATGCCGCGCACCGCCACTATGGCCCGGTGTCCAACATGCCGGGCCTGGCGATGCGCCCGCTGGCCAACCAGGGGCAGCTCGACGGCCACAGCCATAGCGGCCTCGGCGCGCACAGCCACGGCTTGGCCACCCATAAGCACTTCCACGAACAGGACCCGGGCTGGCAGTCGTTCATGATTCGCAGCAAGGAAGCGCAGGATAGCGACGTCCTGCGCGAAGCCATCGTCGCCATCGCCCGCAGCGAGCCGCTGTTGCGCATCAAGGGTTTTGCGCCGCCACGCGCGGGCGGCGGCCGGCTGCTGATCCAGGGTGTGCGCAGCCGCATCGAGTTGCAGCACGAACCGGACGCCGCACCGGCACGCCAGGCGCAACTGGTGTTCATCGGCTACCACCCGAGCCGCCCGCGCATCGTCGAACAGCTCTGCGAACTGACCGGCACCGCCTGGCACTAA